In Streptomyces dangxiongensis, one DNA window encodes the following:
- a CDS encoding DUF1707 and FHA domain-containing protein, whose protein sequence is MTPSFEFSTYPARPSDAERDKALQVLRDGVAMGRLSHDTFVRRMELALVARRSDELAVLVADLPRENRFSRVVLGSVEAVSGFTVRLRRAWQAERLPKLLLPHPAHTHPLRIGRDPANGLRLNNETVSRVHAELRRQDELWILRDLGSTNGTTVNGRRLVGSVVVREGDQVTFGRVAFRLAVA, encoded by the coding sequence GTGACGCCGTCCTTCGAGTTCTCCACCTACCCCGCGCGTCCGTCCGACGCGGAGCGCGACAAGGCGCTCCAGGTGCTGCGTGACGGCGTCGCCATGGGCAGGCTCTCGCACGACACGTTCGTGCGCCGCATGGAACTGGCGCTCGTGGCCCGCCGGTCCGACGAACTGGCCGTGCTCGTCGCCGACCTGCCCCGGGAGAACCGCTTCTCCCGCGTGGTCCTCGGCTCCGTGGAGGCCGTCTCCGGGTTCACCGTCCGGCTGCGCCGGGCCTGGCAGGCCGAGCGGCTGCCCAAGTTGCTGCTGCCGCACCCGGCGCACACCCATCCGCTGCGCATCGGCCGCGACCCCGCGAACGGGCTGCGCCTGAACAACGAGACCGTCTCGCGCGTGCACGCCGAACTCCGCCGCCAGGACGAGCTGTGGATCCTCCGGGACCTGGGGTCCACCAACGGCACCACCGTCAACGGCCGTCGGCTCGTCGGGTCGGTCGTCGTCCGCGAGGGCGACCAGGTCACCTTCGGCAGGGTGGCGTTCCGGCTCGCGGTGGCCTGA
- a CDS encoding aminoglycoside phosphotransferase family protein has translation MTQAPAPTADTVRRLVRSLLKEGGDGSGGPDVRPVSQEREHTWWVGSRHVLRLAPDREASLRRRRELRLRDLVRPHLPVAVPASVAHGDWAPGLAYTLDTRVPGGTADEYDVSAVGEADLAGLLGGLRAVPVRQAEAQGVPRTAPRSLEALRRMAVHAAERLAAADEFDTARLNQLTPAGAAQLAAQAATAVLTHHGLTGAHVLVSADGRVRGILDWTAASVGDPAEDIAGLALAVGSPAAVRAATLAGYGARPCLRGLWLARCDTVLRLTGRLEGRTDGSLPLLRIQLGRAWEPILLERVTDFQEGGTEP, from the coding sequence ATGACCCAGGCACCGGCACCCACCGCGGACACCGTCCGCCGACTGGTCCGCTCGCTGCTCAAGGAGGGCGGTGACGGCAGCGGAGGACCCGATGTGCGCCCCGTGTCGCAGGAACGGGAGCACACCTGGTGGGTCGGCAGCCGGCATGTGCTGCGGCTGGCGCCCGACCGCGAGGCCTCCCTGCGCCGCCGCCGGGAGCTGCGCCTGCGCGACCTGGTCCGGCCGCACCTGCCCGTCGCCGTCCCGGCCAGCGTCGCGCACGGTGACTGGGCGCCCGGCCTCGCCTACACCCTCGACACCAGGGTGCCCGGGGGCACCGCCGACGAGTACGACGTCTCCGCCGTCGGCGAGGCCGACCTCGCCGGGCTGCTCGGCGGGCTGCGCGCGGTGCCCGTGCGCCAGGCGGAGGCACAGGGTGTGCCGCGGACCGCGCCGCGCTCCCTGGAGGCGCTGCGCCGGATGGCCGTGCACGCCGCCGAACGGCTCGCCGCGGCCGACGAGTTCGACACCGCCCGGCTGAACCAGCTCACCCCGGCCGGCGCGGCCCAGCTCGCCGCGCAGGCCGCCACCGCCGTCCTCACCCACCACGGGCTGACCGGCGCGCACGTGCTGGTCAGCGCCGACGGCCGGGTGCGCGGCATCCTGGACTGGACCGCGGCCAGCGTGGGCGACCCCGCCGAGGACATCGCCGGGCTCGCCCTCGCCGTGGGCTCCCCGGCGGCCGTCCGCGCCGCCACCCTGGCCGGTTACGGCGCCCGTCCCTGCCTGCGCGGCCTGTGGCTCGCCCGCTGCGACACCGTCCTGCGCCTCACCGGCCGCCTGGAAGGCCGCACGGACGGCTCCCTGCCCCTGCTGCGGATCCAGTTGGGGCGCGCCTGGGAGCCGATCCTGCTGGAGCGGGTGACGGACTTCCAGGAGGGCGGGACGGAGCCCTGA
- a CDS encoding PDZ domain-containing protein: protein MEQTALRPKPMPGQDRRAADGTPGTVRRPHAARRRERRLRPLLLGLGAGTVLVLSGVGLGTVGATVTGTSGPAGLQGRTPPQAPPATAAAVAGPGPAPAPAAASLGVEAVDARKAGATVVGVHVPGPGYSAGLIRGDVVLRFGTARVDTAADLARAVVRARPGKAVLLTVRHGSGAYQRLTVVPAVVT, encoded by the coding sequence ATGGAACAGACTGCGTTGCGTCCCAAGCCGATGCCGGGCCAGGACCGGCGGGCCGCGGACGGCACCCCCGGCACCGTCCGGCGCCCGCACGCCGCGCGCCGGCGCGAACGGCGACTGCGGCCCCTGCTGCTGGGCCTCGGCGCCGGCACCGTGCTGGTGCTGTCCGGCGTCGGCCTCGGCACGGTCGGCGCCACGGTGACCGGGACGAGCGGACCCGCCGGGCTCCAGGGCCGGACGCCGCCGCAGGCGCCCCCGGCCACGGCCGCCGCCGTGGCCGGCCCGGGCCCCGCTCCGGCGCCGGCCGCGGCATCCCTCGGCGTGGAGGCCGTCGACGCCCGGAAGGCGGGCGCCACGGTGGTGGGCGTGCACGTGCCCGGTCCCGGCTACTCGGCCGGCCTGATCCGCGGGGACGTCGTCCTCCGGTTCGGCACGGCCCGCGTCGACACCGCCGCCGACCTCGCCCGGGCGGTCGTCCGGGCCCGCCCCGGCAAGGCGGTGCTCCTCACCGTGCGCCACGGCAGCGGCGCGTACCAGCGGCTGACGGTGGTCCCCGCGGTGGTGACCTGA
- the treZ gene encoding malto-oligosyltrehalose trehalohydrolase — protein sequence MQFEVWAPQADRVTLHCEGGTRALTRDPGRVGWWAGEAEAGDGARYGFALDDGPVLPDPRSRRQPDGPDGLSAVVDHGRYTWRSEWAGRGLPGAVLYELHVGTYTREGTLDAAAEQLEHLAGLGVTHVELMPLCPFPGRHGWGYEGVSLWAVHEPYGGPEALKRFVDRAHALGLGVVLDVVHNHLGPSGNYLPLFGPYFTDTHTTPWGSAVNLDAPGSDEVRAFLLGSALAWLRDYRLDGLRLDAVHALYDTRASHFLEELSAAVDALAGELGRPLFLIAESDLNNPRFITPRTEHGLGLHAQWNDDFHHALHTTLTGESQGYYADFAREPFAALAKTLTGGYFHDGTYSSFRGRHHGRPLDRARVGGHRLLGYSQTHDQVGNRAQGDRLAAHLSPGLLACAATLTLTAPFTPMLFMGEEWAAGTPWQFFTDHTDPELAEAVRRGRRREFAEHGWAEEDVPDPQDPATRERSCLDWSEPAREPHARVLAWYRQLIALRRAQPDLTDPDLADTKVAYDTEARWLAFRRGDVRVAVNLGKGPAAIPLGTGRVEVLAAWGQVEEPGPDGLLQVPGESCVVLTQP from the coding sequence GTGCAGTTCGAGGTGTGGGCACCGCAGGCAGACCGAGTGACGCTCCATTGCGAGGGCGGCACGCGCGCGTTGACGCGCGACCCCGGGCGCGTCGGCTGGTGGGCGGGGGAGGCGGAGGCCGGGGACGGGGCACGGTACGGCTTCGCGCTGGACGACGGTCCCGTGCTGCCGGATCCGCGTTCGCGCCGCCAGCCCGACGGCCCGGACGGGCTGAGCGCGGTCGTGGACCACGGGCGGTACACGTGGCGGAGCGAGTGGGCGGGGCGCGGGCTGCCGGGTGCGGTCCTGTACGAGCTGCACGTGGGCACGTACACCCGCGAGGGCACGCTGGACGCCGCCGCCGAGCAACTGGAGCACCTGGCGGGGCTCGGCGTGACCCACGTGGAGTTGATGCCCCTCTGCCCGTTCCCGGGGCGGCACGGCTGGGGGTACGAGGGGGTGTCGCTGTGGGCGGTGCACGAGCCGTACGGCGGCCCCGAGGCCCTGAAACGCTTCGTCGACCGCGCGCACGCCCTCGGACTGGGCGTCGTCCTGGACGTCGTGCACAACCACCTGGGCCCGTCGGGCAACTATCTGCCGCTGTTCGGGCCGTACTTCACGGACACGCACACCACGCCGTGGGGTTCGGCCGTGAACCTGGACGCGCCCGGCTCGGACGAGGTGCGCGCCTTCCTCCTGGGCAGCGCGCTGGCCTGGCTGCGGGACTACCGGCTCGACGGGCTGCGGCTGGACGCCGTGCACGCGCTGTACGACACGCGCGCGAGCCACTTCCTCGAGGAGCTGTCGGCGGCCGTGGACGCTCTCGCCGGGGAACTGGGCCGGCCACTGTTCCTGATCGCCGAATCCGACCTGAACAACCCGCGGTTCATCACCCCGCGCACGGAGCACGGCCTCGGCCTGCACGCCCAGTGGAACGACGACTTCCACCACGCCCTGCACACCACGCTGACCGGCGAGTCCCAGGGCTACTACGCCGACTTCGCGCGCGAACCGTTCGCCGCGCTCGCCAAGACCCTCACCGGCGGCTACTTCCACGACGGGACGTACTCCAGCTTCCGGGGCCGCCACCACGGCCGCCCGCTGGACCGCGCGCGCGTGGGCGGCCACCGGCTGCTCGGCTACAGCCAGACCCACGACCAGGTCGGCAACCGCGCCCAGGGCGACCGGCTCGCCGCCCACCTCTCCCCCGGCCTGCTGGCCTGCGCGGCCACGCTCACGCTGACCGCGCCGTTCACACCGATGCTGTTCATGGGCGAGGAGTGGGCGGCGGGCACGCCCTGGCAGTTCTTCACCGACCACACCGACCCCGAGCTGGCCGAGGCGGTACGGCGGGGCAGACGGCGGGAGTTCGCCGAGCACGGGTGGGCCGAGGAGGACGTGCCCGACCCGCAGGACCCGGCGACCCGGGAGCGGTCCTGCCTCGACTGGTCGGAGCCGGCACGCGAGCCGCACGCGCGCGTGCTGGCCTGGTACCGGCAGCTGATCGCCCTGCGCCGCGCACAGCCCGACCTCACCGACCCGGATCTCGCCGACACCAAGGTGGCCTACGACACGGAGGCCCGCTGGCTCGCCTTCCGGCGCGGAGACGTACGGGTGGCGGTGAACCTGGGCAAGGGACCGGCGGCGATCCCGCTGGGCACCGGCCGGGTGGAGGTCCTGGCGGCCTGGGGCCAGGTCGAGGAGCCGGGGCCGGACGGACTGCTCCAGGTGCCCGGGGAGTCCTGCGTGGTGCTGACACAGCCCTGA
- a CDS encoding M14 family zinc carboxypeptidase, with product MSLLPELRYPSVPELVACARTLAAREPGLCALREVGVSRAGRPLHLLSVGHARRAVLVVAGAHANEPAGGSTLRVLAERVLSERELRGDTSWHFLLCADPDGASLHVTPAPRSLLDYHLGFYRPTGAEQPEWSPSVLPPDRLPPETRTLTGVIDELRPYLQVTLHGTDLGGSWVQLTKDVPGLAEPFAKSAAELRIPVETGASDAALWPASGPGVHVMPGPETGVAYPSMPDDARHSTWYHAHRYGGLTAVVEVPMWASDLVDDPAPHPAPAAAIQRLAARLLRDAREVERVLAEALPRLDGRDGPLLRAARWALELAPGLAEDWVHTPPAGTTMAYVGSVDAFGRRLPLRAASMLLRVLREADDRAAPRLQGLVATWCDAFAERFGARWVPLEHQVEHQSRTVLVAAQQARDRVA from the coding sequence GTGAGTCTTCTGCCGGAGCTGCGCTATCCCAGCGTTCCCGAACTGGTCGCCTGCGCGCGGACGCTGGCCGCTCGTGAACCCGGGTTGTGCGCGCTGCGCGAGGTGGGTGTGTCGCGCGCGGGAAGACCCCTGCACCTGCTGTCGGTGGGTCATGCCCGCCGGGCGGTGCTGGTCGTGGCGGGCGCCCACGCCAACGAGCCGGCGGGCGGTTCCACCCTGCGGGTGCTGGCCGAAAGAGTGCTGTCGGAACGGGAACTGCGGGGGGACACCTCCTGGCACTTCCTGCTGTGCGCGGACCCGGACGGGGCGAGCCTGCACGTGACCCCGGCGCCGCGCAGCCTGCTCGACTACCACCTCGGGTTCTACCGGCCGACGGGCGCGGAGCAGCCGGAGTGGTCGCCGTCGGTGCTGCCCCCGGACCGGCTGCCGCCGGAGACGCGGACGCTGACCGGGGTCATCGACGAACTGCGCCCGTATCTCCAGGTGACGCTGCACGGCACCGATCTGGGCGGTAGCTGGGTGCAGCTCACGAAGGACGTGCCGGGGCTGGCCGAGCCGTTCGCCAAATCCGCGGCGGAGCTGCGCATTCCGGTGGAGACCGGGGCCTCGGACGCGGCGCTCTGGCCGGCCTCCGGTCCCGGGGTGCATGTGATGCCCGGCCCGGAGACGGGCGTGGCCTACCCGAGCATGCCGGACGACGCCCGGCACAGCACCTGGTACCACGCGCACCGGTACGGCGGTCTGACGGCCGTCGTGGAGGTGCCGATGTGGGCCAGCGACCTGGTGGACGACCCGGCACCGCACCCGGCACCGGCCGCGGCCATACAGCGCCTGGCGGCACGGCTGCTGCGGGACGCACGGGAGGTGGAGCGCGTCCTCGCCGAGGCACTGCCCCGGCTGGACGGCCGGGACGGGCCGCTGCTGCGGGCCGCGCGGTGGGCGCTGGAGCTGGCACCGGGCCTGGCCGAGGACTGGGTCCACACGCCGCCGGCCGGCACCACGATGGCGTACGTCGGCAGTGTGGACGCCTTCGGGCGACGGCTGCCGTTGCGGGCGGCGTCGATGCTGCTCCGGGTGCTGCGGGAGGCGGACGACCGGGCGGCGCCCCGGCTGCAGGGGCTGGTCGCGACCTGGTGCGACGCCTTCGCGGAGCGTTTCGGGGCCCGCTGGGTGCCGTTGGAGCACCAGGTGGAGCACCAGTCGCGGACGGTGCTGGTGGCGGCGCAGCAGGCGCGTGACCGGGTGGCGTGA
- a CDS encoding SSI family serine proteinase inhibitor has protein sequence MTFLTRAAAAAGALLAAAGLLTAGPAHAASRDSRPDNWLHLTVTRGDARSGDTRSAVLLCDPPQGHAHAADACAELDAADGDVGRIPAKKVFCPMIFAPVTTHARGQWNGRAVDFQQTYTSVCVMNARTGSVFALDG, from the coding sequence ATGACCTTCCTCACCAGAGCGGCAGCGGCGGCCGGTGCCCTGCTGGCCGCCGCCGGCCTCCTCACCGCCGGCCCGGCCCACGCCGCCTCCCGCGACAGCCGCCCGGACAACTGGCTCCACCTGACGGTCACCAGGGGTGACGCCCGGTCCGGCGACACGCGTAGCGCCGTACTGCTGTGCGACCCGCCCCAGGGGCACGCCCACGCGGCCGACGCGTGCGCCGAACTGGACGCCGCCGACGGCGACGTCGGACGCATCCCCGCCAAGAAGGTGTTCTGCCCGATGATCTTCGCCCCGGTGACCACCCACGCGCGCGGGCAGTGGAACGGCCGGGCGGTCGACTTCCAGCAGACGTACACCAGTGTGTGCGTGATGAACGCGCGGACCGGGTCCGTCTTCGCCCTGGACGGCTGA
- a CDS encoding aminopeptidase P family protein — protein MTGTTPAPFTAADHTARMERAVRSAADAGLAGLLVAPGPDMVWLTGYTPTAVTERLTVLVLAPGRDPVLVVPTLEAPDAEHAAGAGALTLRDWTDGTDPYAVTAALLDGHGRFGISDNTWAMHLLGFQRALPDTSYASLTDALPMLRAVKDAAELELLAAAGAAADATFEEIRKVPFAGRRESDVGEDLAGLLRRFGHSHVDFTIVGSGPNGANPHHEVGDRVIRSGDMVVLDFGGLKDGYGSDTTRTVHVGEPTEEERRVHDVVRAAQEAGFRAVRPGAACQDVDRAARAVITDAGYGAYFIHRTGHGIGVTTHEPPYMIEGEAQPLVPGMCFSVEPGVYLPGRFGVRIEDIVTVTGDGGRRLNNTTREMVIVD, from the coding sequence ATGACCGGTACCACGCCCGCGCCCTTCACCGCCGCCGACCACACGGCCCGCATGGAGCGTGCGGTGCGCTCCGCCGCCGACGCCGGTCTCGCGGGGCTGCTCGTGGCCCCGGGACCGGACATGGTGTGGCTCACCGGCTACACACCCACCGCCGTCACCGAACGGCTCACCGTGCTGGTCCTCGCTCCCGGCCGGGACCCCGTGCTCGTGGTGCCCACCCTGGAGGCCCCGGACGCCGAGCACGCGGCGGGCGCCGGCGCGCTGACCCTGCGCGACTGGACCGACGGCACGGACCCCTACGCCGTCACCGCCGCCCTCCTCGACGGCCACGGCCGGTTCGGCATCAGCGACAACACCTGGGCGATGCACCTGCTGGGCTTCCAACGCGCACTCCCGGACACCTCCTACGCCTCCCTCACCGACGCCCTGCCCATGCTGCGGGCCGTCAAGGACGCGGCCGAACTGGAACTCCTGGCCGCCGCCGGAGCGGCTGCCGACGCGACGTTCGAGGAGATCCGGAAGGTGCCCTTCGCCGGCCGCCGCGAGTCGGACGTCGGCGAGGACCTCGCCGGCCTGCTGCGCCGTTTCGGCCACTCCCACGTCGACTTCACCATCGTCGGCTCCGGCCCCAACGGCGCCAACCCGCACCACGAGGTCGGCGACCGCGTCATCCGGAGCGGCGACATGGTCGTCCTCGACTTCGGCGGCCTGAAGGACGGCTACGGCTCCGACACCACCCGCACGGTGCACGTCGGCGAGCCGACCGAGGAGGAACGCCGCGTCCACGACGTCGTGCGCGCCGCCCAGGAGGCCGGCTTCCGGGCCGTACGCCCGGGCGCGGCCTGTCAGGACGTCGACCGCGCCGCCCGCGCGGTGATCACCGACGCCGGGTACGGCGCGTACTTCATCCACCGCACGGGGCACGGCATCGGCGTCACCACGCACGAGCCGCCGTACATGATCGAGGGCGAGGCGCAGCCCCTGGTGCCCGGCATGTGCTTCTCCGTGGAGCCCGGTGTCTACCTGCCCGGCCGCTTCGGAGTGCGCATCGAGGACATCGTCACGGTCACCGGGGACGGCGGTCGCCGACTCAACAACACCACGCGTGAGATGGTCATAGTGGACTGA